The Fusarium falciforme chromosome 4, complete sequence genomic interval AGCGGGTGTTGTCGCCGTGCCCGACTCTCACTGGGGTGAGCGACCAAAGGCCTATGTCACcgtcaaggagggcaaggccgTGACGGGCGATGAGATCATCTCGTGGGCCAAGCACCAGAGTGATATTAGCAGATTCATGGTTCCTCGCGAGGTGGAGGTTGTTAACGAGCTGCCCAAGACTAGCACgggcaagatcaagaagaatGTCCTCAGGGAGTGGGCCAAGCATGGCAGTGAGCAATCTGGTGGCAAGTCATAGTAAGCGAACGGAGTAGGGTCGTTATTGGGTATCTTTTCTATCGCATACTTTTTGATATAGCATTTTATGCTTGCTTGGGGCGGCAAATGAGGCGCTTGGATCTCACAATATAAGCCTGTTTCTCTTCGAATTCCTCAGTCCACATTCATCTTGAACACAGCTCCCTTTGACCCCTCATCTAATGCATCCAGCGTCTCCATATCGTCCTGGTCCAGTTCAAAGTTGAAGACGTCGAGATTCTCGTGGATGCGGTCCGGTTGCACGCTCTTTGGTAATGGAACCCAACCCTTCTGTAACGCATATCGGATAAGAATCTGAGCAGGcgccttttccttcttaGTCGCCAGGCTCTGGACCGTCGGGTCATCTAGCCGGGTGCCCGTTGCCAGTGGGCTATAGGCTTCGACTAGAATGCCATGGGTTTGGCAGTAAGCTACCACATCTCGCTGCTGGCACCAAGGATGAAGCTGATACACTCTAGTGTCAGAGTAACTTCCTGTGCTTCGAGCAGATGACTCACCTCGATCTGATTCACGCTGGGGGGCCAAGCTGCCGCATACCCTCTCATCTCCTCCAGATGCCGCACACGAAAGTTACTCACACCGATGCTCTTTGCCCTTCCCTCATTTCGAAGTCTCTCCATGGCGGCCCACAGCTTCTCACGGTGTGCACGGGATGGTCCAGGTACGTGAATCAGCAGCAAGTCAACATAGCCATCCTCGCCAGCGATGCGATCCACGCTATCTACAACTTCGCGATACaccccatcctcatcattcGCTCGATTCTTTCTGGCGGTGGGGCTCCCGACCTTTGT includes:
- a CDS encoding Aldo-ket-red domain-containing protein, which codes for MGSDALTLIDRLALVNSTTSIPRIGFGVYKIRGPACTAAVIEALSAGYRHIDSAALYRNEQHVRTAVEQSSVDRKDVFLTTKVGSPTARKNRANDEDGVYREVVDSVDRIAGEDGYVDLLLIHVPGPSRAHREKLWAAMERLRNEGRAKSIGVSNFRVRHLEEMRGYAAAWPPSVNQIELHPWCQQRDVVAYCQTHGILVEAYSPLATGTRLDDPTVQSLATKKEKAPAQILIRYALQKGWVPLPKSVQPDRIHENLDVFNFELDQDDMETLDALDEGSKGAVFKMNVD